The Centroberyx gerrardi isolate f3 chromosome 7, fCenGer3.hap1.cur.20231027, whole genome shotgun sequence genome contains a region encoding:
- the stat5a gene encoding signal transducer and activator of transcription 5A isoform X1, which produces MKRTAASVVPQRVLKMAVWIQAQQLQGDALHQMQSLYGQHFPIEVRHYLSQWIEGQLWDAIDLENPQEEFKAKRLLDSLIQELQNKAEHQVGEDGFLLKIKLGHYASQLKSTYDRCPLELVRCIKHILYTEQRLVREATNSSSPVGGMMDSMSQKYQQINQAFEELRLLTQDTENDLRKLQHNQEYFIIQYQESLRIQAQLTSLATLPPADRQLREPALLSKRATVEAWLTREANTLQKYRLDLAEKHQKTLQLLRKQQTIILDDELIQWKRRQQLAGNGGPPEGGLDILQSWCEKLAETIWQNRQQIRRAEHLRQQLPIPGPIEELLNELNSTITEIISALVTSTFIIEKQPPQVLKTQTKFAATVRLLVGGKLNVHMNPPQVKATIISEQQAKALLKNENTRNDSSGEILNNNCVMEYHQTTGTLSAHFRNMSLKRIKRSDRRGAESVTEEKFTILFESQFSVGGNELVFQVKTLSLPVVVIVHGSQDNNATATVLWDNSFAEPGRVPFLVPDKVLWPQLCEALNMKYKAEVQSNRGLSDENLAFLAQKAFSSSSNSPEDYRSMTMTWSQFNRESLPGRNFTFWQWFDGVMELTKKHLKPHWNDGAILGFVNKQQAQDMLLSKPNGTFLLRFSDSEIGGITIAWVAENPNKAGERMVWNLMPYTTKDFSIRSLADRISDLNHLLFLYPDRPKDEVFSKYYTPPLSKAVDGYVKPQIKQVVPEFTTANPDPASGNPTYMDHGASPAPVNHPHAYGIFPPMSDSMLDADGDFDLDDTMDVARHVEELLRRPVESQWGGQQS; this is translated from the exons GGTGTTGAAGATGGCAGTGTGGATCCAGGCCCAGCAGCTGCAGGGAGATGCTCTGCACCAGATGCAGTCTCTCTACGGCCAGCACTTCCCCATCGAGGTGCGACATTATCTGTCCCAGTGGATAGAGGGCCAGCTCTG ggATGCCATAGACCTGGAGAACCCGCAGGAGGAGTTCAAGGCCAAGCGTCTGCTGGACAGTCTGATCCAGGAGCTGCAGAACAAGGCCGAGCACCAGGTGGGAGAAGACGGCTTCCTACTCAAAATCAAACTGGGACACTACGCCAGCCAGCTGAAG AGCACGTATGACCGCTGTCCTCTGGAGCTGGTCCGATGCATCAAACACATCCTCTACACAGAGCAGAGGCTCGTCAGAGAGGCCACTAAT TCGAGCTCCCCGGTGGGCGGAATGATGGACAGCATGTCTCAGAAATACCAGCAGATCAACCAGGCTTTCGAGGAGCTTCGCCTGCTGACCCAGGACACTGAGAATGATCTGCGCAAGCTCCAGCACAACCAGGAGTACTTCATCATCCAGTACCAGGAGAGCCTCCGCATCCAGG cccAGCTGACCAGCCTGGCCACGCTGCCCCCTGCTGACCGACAGCTACGGGAGCCCGCCCTTCTCAGCAAGAGAGCCACTGTGGAGGCATGGCTGACCAGAGAGGCCAACACACTACAGAAATACAGACTG GACCTGGCAGAGAAGCACCAGAAAACACTGCAGCTGTTGAGGAAGCAGCAGACCATCATTCTGGACGACGAGCTGATCCAGTGGAAGAGACGGCAACAGCTGGCGGGCAACGGGGGCCCGCCGGAGGGAGGGCTGGACATCCTGCAGTCCTG gtgcgAGAAGCTGGCGGAGACGATCTGGCAGAACAGGCAGCAGATTCGGAGGGCAGAGCACCTCAGACAGCAGCTGCCCATCCCCGGCCCCATCGAGGAGCTGCTCAACGAACTCAACAGCACCATCACAGAGATCATCTCAGCGCTGGTCACCAG CACCTTCATCATCGAGAAGCAGCCTCCACAGGTGCTGAAAACCCAGACCAAGTTTGCCGCCACGGTGCGCCTCCTAGTGGGCGGGAAGTTGAATGTGCACATGAACCCGCCGCAGGTGAAAGCCACCATTATCAGCGAACAGCAAGCCAAGGCCCTGCTGAAGAACGAGAACACAAGGAA tgaCAGCAGCGGGGAAATCCTCAACAATAACTGTGTGATGGAGTACCACCAGACTACGGGCACTCTCAGCGCCCACTTCAGGAACATG TCCTTGAAGAGGATCAAGCGATCGGACAGGCGAGGGGCGGAGTCTGTCACAGAAGAGAAGTTCACCATCCTGTTCGAGTCCCAGTTTAGTGTTGGAGGCAATGAGCTTGTGTTTCAGGTTAAG ACGTTATCGCTTCCCGTAGTGGTGATAGTTCACGGTAGCCAAGACAATAATGCCACGGCAACTGTGCTATGGGACAACTCTTTTGCAGAGCCg GGACGGGTGCCCTTCCTCGTGCCCGACAAGGTGCTGTGGCCTCAGCTGTGCGAGGCTCTCAACATGAAGTACAAGGCCGAGGTGCAGAGCAACCGAGGCCTGTCTGACGAGAACCTGGCCTTCCTGGCTCAAAAGGCCTTCAGCAGCTCCAGCAACAGCCCGGAGGACTACCGCAGCATGACCATGACCTGGTCGCAGTTCAACAGG GAAAGCCTGCCAGGGAGGAACTTCACATTTTGGCAGTGGTTTGATGGTGTGATGGAACTCACAAAAAAGCATCTCAAACCACACTGGAATGACGG GGCGATCTTGGGCTTTGTGAATAAGCAGCAGGCTCAGGACATGCTGTTGTCCAAACCCAACGGCACCTTCCTGCTGCGCTTCAGCGACTCTGAGATCGGAGGGATCACCATCGCCTGGGTGGCGGAAAATCCCAACAAAGCAG GGGAGAGAATGGTCTGGAACCTCATGCCATACACAACCAAAGACTTCTCCATTCGCTCTCTGGCCGACCGCATCAGCGATCTCAATCACCTCCTGTTCCTCTACCCAGACAGACCCAAGGACGAGGTCTTCTCCAAATATTACACCCCGCCGCTCT CCAAAGCGGTGGACGGCTACGTCAAGCCGCAAATCAAGCAAGTGGTGCCAGA GTTCACTACAGCCAATCCTGACCCAGCAAGTGGAAACCCCACATACATGGATCACGGCGCCTCCCCAGCACCTGTCAATCACCCTCACGCCTATGGCATATTCCCACCTAT GAGCGACTCCATGCTGGACGCAGACGGGGACTTCGACCTGGACGACACCATGGACGTGGCGCGGCATGTGGAGGAGCTGCTGCGGCGGCCTGTAGAGAGCCAGTGGGGCGGCCAGCAgtcctga
- the stat5a gene encoding signal transducer and activator of transcription 5A isoform X2, which yields MAVWIQAQQLQGDALHQMQSLYGQHFPIEVRHYLSQWIEGQLWDAIDLENPQEEFKAKRLLDSLIQELQNKAEHQVGEDGFLLKIKLGHYASQLKSTYDRCPLELVRCIKHILYTEQRLVREATNSSSPVGGMMDSMSQKYQQINQAFEELRLLTQDTENDLRKLQHNQEYFIIQYQESLRIQAQLTSLATLPPADRQLREPALLSKRATVEAWLTREANTLQKYRLDLAEKHQKTLQLLRKQQTIILDDELIQWKRRQQLAGNGGPPEGGLDILQSWCEKLAETIWQNRQQIRRAEHLRQQLPIPGPIEELLNELNSTITEIISALVTSTFIIEKQPPQVLKTQTKFAATVRLLVGGKLNVHMNPPQVKATIISEQQAKALLKNENTRNDSSGEILNNNCVMEYHQTTGTLSAHFRNMSLKRIKRSDRRGAESVTEEKFTILFESQFSVGGNELVFQVKTLSLPVVVIVHGSQDNNATATVLWDNSFAEPGRVPFLVPDKVLWPQLCEALNMKYKAEVQSNRGLSDENLAFLAQKAFSSSSNSPEDYRSMTMTWSQFNRESLPGRNFTFWQWFDGVMELTKKHLKPHWNDGAILGFVNKQQAQDMLLSKPNGTFLLRFSDSEIGGITIAWVAENPNKAGERMVWNLMPYTTKDFSIRSLADRISDLNHLLFLYPDRPKDEVFSKYYTPPLSKAVDGYVKPQIKQVVPEFTTANPDPASGNPTYMDHGASPAPVNHPHAYGIFPPMSDSMLDADGDFDLDDTMDVARHVEELLRRPVESQWGGQQS from the exons ATGGCAGTGTGGATCCAGGCCCAGCAGCTGCAGGGAGATGCTCTGCACCAGATGCAGTCTCTCTACGGCCAGCACTTCCCCATCGAGGTGCGACATTATCTGTCCCAGTGGATAGAGGGCCAGCTCTG ggATGCCATAGACCTGGAGAACCCGCAGGAGGAGTTCAAGGCCAAGCGTCTGCTGGACAGTCTGATCCAGGAGCTGCAGAACAAGGCCGAGCACCAGGTGGGAGAAGACGGCTTCCTACTCAAAATCAAACTGGGACACTACGCCAGCCAGCTGAAG AGCACGTATGACCGCTGTCCTCTGGAGCTGGTCCGATGCATCAAACACATCCTCTACACAGAGCAGAGGCTCGTCAGAGAGGCCACTAAT TCGAGCTCCCCGGTGGGCGGAATGATGGACAGCATGTCTCAGAAATACCAGCAGATCAACCAGGCTTTCGAGGAGCTTCGCCTGCTGACCCAGGACACTGAGAATGATCTGCGCAAGCTCCAGCACAACCAGGAGTACTTCATCATCCAGTACCAGGAGAGCCTCCGCATCCAGG cccAGCTGACCAGCCTGGCCACGCTGCCCCCTGCTGACCGACAGCTACGGGAGCCCGCCCTTCTCAGCAAGAGAGCCACTGTGGAGGCATGGCTGACCAGAGAGGCCAACACACTACAGAAATACAGACTG GACCTGGCAGAGAAGCACCAGAAAACACTGCAGCTGTTGAGGAAGCAGCAGACCATCATTCTGGACGACGAGCTGATCCAGTGGAAGAGACGGCAACAGCTGGCGGGCAACGGGGGCCCGCCGGAGGGAGGGCTGGACATCCTGCAGTCCTG gtgcgAGAAGCTGGCGGAGACGATCTGGCAGAACAGGCAGCAGATTCGGAGGGCAGAGCACCTCAGACAGCAGCTGCCCATCCCCGGCCCCATCGAGGAGCTGCTCAACGAACTCAACAGCACCATCACAGAGATCATCTCAGCGCTGGTCACCAG CACCTTCATCATCGAGAAGCAGCCTCCACAGGTGCTGAAAACCCAGACCAAGTTTGCCGCCACGGTGCGCCTCCTAGTGGGCGGGAAGTTGAATGTGCACATGAACCCGCCGCAGGTGAAAGCCACCATTATCAGCGAACAGCAAGCCAAGGCCCTGCTGAAGAACGAGAACACAAGGAA tgaCAGCAGCGGGGAAATCCTCAACAATAACTGTGTGATGGAGTACCACCAGACTACGGGCACTCTCAGCGCCCACTTCAGGAACATG TCCTTGAAGAGGATCAAGCGATCGGACAGGCGAGGGGCGGAGTCTGTCACAGAAGAGAAGTTCACCATCCTGTTCGAGTCCCAGTTTAGTGTTGGAGGCAATGAGCTTGTGTTTCAGGTTAAG ACGTTATCGCTTCCCGTAGTGGTGATAGTTCACGGTAGCCAAGACAATAATGCCACGGCAACTGTGCTATGGGACAACTCTTTTGCAGAGCCg GGACGGGTGCCCTTCCTCGTGCCCGACAAGGTGCTGTGGCCTCAGCTGTGCGAGGCTCTCAACATGAAGTACAAGGCCGAGGTGCAGAGCAACCGAGGCCTGTCTGACGAGAACCTGGCCTTCCTGGCTCAAAAGGCCTTCAGCAGCTCCAGCAACAGCCCGGAGGACTACCGCAGCATGACCATGACCTGGTCGCAGTTCAACAGG GAAAGCCTGCCAGGGAGGAACTTCACATTTTGGCAGTGGTTTGATGGTGTGATGGAACTCACAAAAAAGCATCTCAAACCACACTGGAATGACGG GGCGATCTTGGGCTTTGTGAATAAGCAGCAGGCTCAGGACATGCTGTTGTCCAAACCCAACGGCACCTTCCTGCTGCGCTTCAGCGACTCTGAGATCGGAGGGATCACCATCGCCTGGGTGGCGGAAAATCCCAACAAAGCAG GGGAGAGAATGGTCTGGAACCTCATGCCATACACAACCAAAGACTTCTCCATTCGCTCTCTGGCCGACCGCATCAGCGATCTCAATCACCTCCTGTTCCTCTACCCAGACAGACCCAAGGACGAGGTCTTCTCCAAATATTACACCCCGCCGCTCT CCAAAGCGGTGGACGGCTACGTCAAGCCGCAAATCAAGCAAGTGGTGCCAGA GTTCACTACAGCCAATCCTGACCCAGCAAGTGGAAACCCCACATACATGGATCACGGCGCCTCCCCAGCACCTGTCAATCACCCTCACGCCTATGGCATATTCCCACCTAT GAGCGACTCCATGCTGGACGCAGACGGGGACTTCGACCTGGACGACACCATGGACGTGGCGCGGCATGTGGAGGAGCTGCTGCGGCGGCCTGTAGAGAGCCAGTGGGGCGGCCAGCAgtcctga